A single Larimichthys crocea isolate SSNF chromosome VIII, L_crocea_2.0, whole genome shotgun sequence DNA region contains:
- the zgc:162592 gene encoding histamine H2 receptor: MHSSLNFSTPEHSNLSGVDPQRLLELTHRSVKVSIIIVLGVMITLGNIAVLLVITSSVAGWSRNSRYFLLSLTAADSAFGLLVMPLNLWVSLLKDYTQGPDALCHLVAFCNSTVYSTCMYTLATISLERYIAVFYPLQYSSLMTRKRTLLLIAFAWCFPPFLLLPISFPDGIIEVHFSTASLVCNPAYSTNVGYSLSLTCLIFFPCSIIMTYANLRIWCAAKRQRLKLRKYDCARRSRHNVASRVLVPVMAAYYVCWTPCMAAMIYNAVSGSTVPEWVEYVVVWLPTSNGFLNCIFYFWINRSFRRKFHLVLQRLAMAICPELADAVGCCSASKTQFVSGIMDNNNSVHERSASVSSTCTLLSMA; encoded by the exons ATGCATTCATCGCTTAACTTCTCCACACCTGAGCACTCCAACCTGTCAGGTGTTGACCCTCAGAGACTGCTGGAGCTGACTCACCGCTCCGTCAAAGTAAGCATAATAATCGTTTTGGGCGTGATGATCACTTTGGGAAATATTGCAGTTCTCCTGGTTATTACTTCCTCCGTGGCTGGTTGGTCAAGAAACTCTCGGtactttctcctctctcttacTGCTGCAGACTCTGCGTTTGGACTGCTGGTCATGCCCTTGAATCTCTGGGTGAGTCTGCTAAAGGACTACACTCAAGGGCCAGATGCTCTTTGTCATCTCGTGGCCTTTTGCAACTCCACCGTCTACTCCACCTGCATGTATACACTGGCCACGATAAGCCTGGAGAGGTACATTGCAGTGTTTTACCCGCTACAATACTCATCTCTGATGACAAGGAAAAGGACTCTGCTCTTGATCGCCTTCGCCTGGTGCTTCCCTCCCTTTCTACTGTTGCCGATATCGTTTCCAGACGGCATTATCGAGGTTCATTTTTCTACTGCGTCTCTGGTCTGCAACCCAGCCTACTCCACAAATGTTGGATACTCCCTAAGTTTGACATGTCTGATATTTTTCCCCTGCTCCATCATCATGACATATGCAAACCTGAGAATTTGGTGCGCTGCCAAGAGACAGCGGCTGAAGCTGCGCAAGTATGACTGTGCGCGTCGCAGCAGACACAATGTGGCATCCAGAGTGCTTGTACCAGTGATGGCAGCCTACTACGTCTGTTGGACACCCTGCATGGCAGCTATGATCTACAATG CAGTCTCAGGTAGCACTGTACCAGAGTGGGTTGAGTATGTGGTTGTATGGCTGCCCACCTCCAACGGTTTCCTCAACTGCATCTTCTACTTCTGGATAAACCGAAGCTTCCGCAGGAAATTCCACCTCGTCCTCCAGAGGCTGGCTATGGCCATCTGCCCCGAGCTAGCCGACGCTGTTGGGTGCTGCAGTGCATCAAAGACGCAATTTGTGTCGGGAATTATGGATAATAACAACAGCGTCCATGAGCGTTCTGCTAGTGTATCCTCCACCTGCACCCTGTTGAGCATGGCTTAG
- the cyb5b gene encoding cytochrome b5 type B: MGEETDKKLIDTGSEPANTNNVEGNGETVDCGVKYYTLEEIRVHNMSNDVWIIINDKVYDITSFLEEHPGGEEVLLEQAGGDATESFEDVGHSTDAREMLQQYYIGELNMDDRTKQPTKEVHDTNPGESSSWTMWLIPAITAVVVGIMYRYYMFEHKSS, translated from the exons ATGGGTGAAGAAACCGACAAGAAGCTCATCGACACAGGCAGTGAACCTGCCAACACCAACAATGTCGAGGGAAACGGCGAAACGGTGGACTGCGGTGTCAAATATTACACACTAGAAGAAATAAGAGTACATAACATGAGCAACGATGTATGGATCATCATCAACGATAAAGTGTACGACATCACAAGTTTCCTTGAAGAG CATCCGGGTGGTGAGGAGGTTTTGCTGGAACAGGCGGGTGGAGATGCCACAGAGAGCTTTGAGGATGTAGGCCATTCCACAGATGCCAGGGAGATGCTCCAGCAGTACTATATTGGAGAGCTTAACATG gATGACAGGACAAAGCAGCCGACAAAG GAGGTACATGACACAAATCCAGGAGAGTCCAG CTCCTGGACCATGTGGTTAATACCTGCTATTACAGCAGTTGTCGTTGGTATCATGTATCGCTACTACATGTTTGAACACAAGTCCTCTTGA